Genomic window (Egicoccus halophilus):
CAGCAGCAGCTCACCGACGCCCAGGCCGCGCTGACCACGACCCAGTCGACGCAGGCGGTGGCGGACGCGGAGCTGAGCGCTGCGCGTGCCGAGCTGGCCGACGCCGACGCCGAGGTCGAGCGCACCTCCGCCGTCCTCGACGCTGCCACGACGCAGCTCGAGAACGCCACCAAGGAGTACGCGGTCGCGGACCAGCGCGTCACGACCACCGGCACGGCCCTGCAGGACGCGGCGGACGCCTTCGCCGGCGCGACCGACGCCCTGGACACGGCGCGTACCGGGCTGGTCGAGGCGGACACGGCGTTGACCGACGCCGAAGCACGGCTGGCCGCTGCCGAAGGCCAGCTCGCTGACGCCACCATCTCGCAGCGCCAGGCCGACGACGACTCGGCGGACGCCAACGCCGTCCTCGTCTCGAAGCGGGCGGCGGCGGACACCACCGCGGACGCGCTGGTCGTGGCGGAGGAGAAGCTCGACGACGCCAAGGCGGCCGAGCTCTCGGCCGCCGGTGACCTGGCCGACGAGAAGGCGGACCTGGCCGACGCCATGACCGAGGTCGACGGCGCGACCGCTGCCGTCACCGACGCGGCGGCGGCGCTGGCAGCGCTCGAGGGACGGCTGGCGATCGCCCAGGCCAACCAGGCGGCCGCGCAGCTCGCGGTCGACACCTGGGTCGCGCCGGCCCCGCCGGTGGTCGTCGCTCCGACGACGCCGGCGCAGCACCCGGGCTGCAACGGCATCGCCAACGCGCAGGCGCAGGTCGCCAAGGGCGGCAACGGCAAGGGCAACGCGGCGAACGCGCTGAGCAACGTCGCCAGCAAGCTCGCCTGCAGCTGACCGCACCGGAACACGGAACGCCCCCGGCCTCGGCCGGGGGCGTTCCATGTCTCCTCGCGGACCGTTACTTCGTCGAGGACTTCGAGCTCACCGTGCGGGAGCCGAACTGGCCGCCCGAGAGCGCCGGGTCGAAGCCCATCGGCCCGAAGCGGCCGCTCATCGTGGCCTCGCGGCTGGTGCTCGAGTAGCTGTAGGTGTAGGTCGTCCTGCCGACCTTCTCGGTCTCCCGCCAGCTGCTCCTGCGCACGTCGCCGACGCCGTTCCAGACCATGTCGACCGGCGGCTGGGCGAAGAAGTCGCCGTCACCGTGCCCGCCGGCCACCGTGATCACGCCGGCCGGCGCGCTCAGGCGGGCGCTCGAGAGCTTCTTGTCCATCGTGAACGACACGTCGTAGCCGTCGATCCACCGCTCACCGACGTGGACGCAGCCCGACGGCTCCTCCTCCTCGAAGCCGTGACCGCCGTGGCCGGGGAGTTCGCCGGGCTCGCAGTCGAAGTCCTCGATCCAACCCCAGACGTCGGCGCGGTCCTTGCCGCTGGGCTCGACGTCGAGCCACCCGCGGTGGACGTTGCCGACGGTGGGGTTCTGTCCGACGGGCACGTCGTCGACCTGGATCCACTGCGCCGAGGCGAAGTTGCCGCTGGAGCGGTAGCTGGACCGCTCGCGCGCCTCGGCGGCGTCGGTCCCGACGGCGGTGAGGGCCATCGTCGCGGCGAGGGTGGCGGCGAGCGCCGCCGCGCGCCGGGAGGCGCGCATGGTCAGTGCCTGCATGGTGGTTCCTTGCTCGTAGGTCGTCCCGAGGGACGGTGGTCGCCGCCCCGACGGGGCAGGACATCGGTGGGCGGCGCGGCCGCCCGTGGTCAACGACGGGTCGTGACGCGCTGCAGGACGGTCTGGCCGACGCGGTCGCCCTGGGTCTTGCCGACGTCGATGCCCATCGGGTAGTGGATGCCGCCGAGCAGTCGCGAGTGCGCTGCCTCGTCGGCCGCCGCGTCGAACGACGCGAACGAGCGGTGCCCGAGGTGCGGGTTGCGCAGGTCGTGGACGCGATCGGTGTAGGGGAAGGTGCCCATCGTGGCCGTCAGCACGGTCGCGACCGCCCGGGACGCGACCGAGTGCCCGGAGGTGTACTCGGGGAACTGCGGCGTGTTGACGTAGGAGAGCCACTGCTCGCGGCCCGGCACGTGCTCGCGGATGTACGACACCGGCCGGAGCAGGTTGTGGACGTACTTGTGGTACCAGCAGGAGGTGAAGGCGTCGGCCAACGCGATGCCGGCCATGGCGTGGGCCTCGACCGTGCGGTCGAGCGTCAGTCCGCGCTCGGTGCACAGTTGCCCGACCAACAGCATCCAGTGGCCCGACGGCAGCCCGCTGGTGATCGGGTTGTCGCGCCAGAACATCGCGATCGAACGGTGCTCGTCGGTCAGTGCGTCGAAGGCCGCCAGCACCGCGTCGGCCTGGGCCCGGAACGCCGAGTTCGCATCGGTGCTGAACGCGGCCGGCGGCGGCGGCGGTGCGCAGGCGTCGGGCGAAGGCAGCGCCATCGGCCGCACGCTCGCCCCCCAGTGGGGGTCGATGGCCGGCCCGAAGTTCGGTGGGGTCGAGCGCCACAGGTCCGGGCCGACGGGCGGGGCGTAGACGCGTCCGACCGTGGTGTCGGCGCCGTCACCGGCGGCCCAGGCGGCGACGTGGGTCCCGACGCGCTGGCCGTGTGCCACCGACAGGCGCAGGACGTCGGCGGCCACGCCGGCGCGGCGCTCCTGTTCGAGGTGGGTCGCGAAGTGGCCCACCAGTTGCTGGCGCAGCGAGGCCGACGCGGCGTGCAGGACCCCGTCCGCACAGGCGGCGATCGCCGCCGAGGCCACCGTCGGCCAGTGCAGCGCGGAGCGGTCCGGGCGGGGTGTCGCGGTCAAGCCGTTGAGCTGGCCCGCCAGCGACCGCAGACGCGGTGCCCCGTCCACCACGGCCTCGTAGGCGGCGATGGCGAGGCAAGCGTAGATGCGGGCCGCCGGCGGGGGCGTCGTGCCCTCGTCCATGATGGCCTGGTAGACGGTGCGGTACCAGTCCGCGACGACCTGACCGCTGTAGCGGTCGGCGCGGTGGCCGCGGTGCTGGCCCTCGGAAGCGGCCGCCGGCGTGACCGACAGCAGGCTGGCCAGCCCGCCGGCTCCGGCGGCGCCGAGCACGCGCAGGCCGACGGCGCCGGCGGCTCCTCGGCCCGCGCCGGCGAGGAACTGCCGGCGATCGAGTTGCGCTGCTCCGTCCGACGCGGTTGCGCGCGCACGCGACGACGAGATCCCCGACATGATGTGCCCTTCCGCGGACCACCCCTGGTCCGCCCCCGCCAGTCACCCTGATAGCGACTGAAGTGCCCCTGAAGACGTGGACCGTGCCAGTCCGGTTGCGTCGGAGGTGGGATTCGGCCGCGTTCGCCGTTGCTCCGGGCGCTTCCCGCGCACGACGGGCGCGGGGCGGCGCGACGGCGCAGGCTGCGCGCCTCCATGCGGTGGCACTCGTTGCGTGACGCACGGTTGTGTGGGCACGAAAGCGGCCGGCGACCGCGCCTCGACCGCGCCGGTGCCGGCTCCGGTTCAGACGGCGGCGCGCGCCGCGGCCAGCTCCGCGACCTCGACCAGCAGGTCGGTGAGCTCGAAGTCCTTGGGGGTGAACACCGCGGCCACGCCCGACTCGCGCAGCCGGCGGGCGTCGGCCGGCGGGATGATCCCCCCGGCGACGACCGGGACGTCGTGCCCCTCGCGCCGCAGGCCCGCCACCACCTGCGGGACCAGCGAGAGGTGCGAGCCCGACAGGATCGACAGACCGACGACGTGGACGTCCTCGTCGACGGCAGCCCGCACGATCTGCTCCGGGGTCAGCCGGATGCCCTCGTAGACGACCTCCATCCCGAGGTCACGGGCCCGCAGCGCCACCTGCTCGGCGCCGTTGGAGTGTCCGTCGAGGCCGGGCTTGCCGACGAGGATGCGCAGCTTGCGCCCGAGGCGCGCCTCGACCTCGTGCACCCGCCGCCGCGCGGTCTCGAGCTGGGAGGCCAGCGCGCCGCCCGAGGTCAGCGCCTGTCCGCCGACCCCGGTCGGGCCGCGGTACTCGCCGAACACCTCGCGCAGCACGCCCGTCCACTCGCCGGTCGTGACCCCCGCCCGCGCGCACGCGATGGACGCGGGCATCAGGTTGTCGTCGGTCGCCGCCACGCGTCGGAGTTCGGCGAGGGCGGCGGCCACGGCGGCCTCGTCGCGGCGCGCACGCCAGGCTTCGAGCCGCGCCAGCTGTTCGGCCTCCGCCGCGTCGTCGACCACGAGGATGCCGCCCTCGTCGTCGAGCAGTGGGGAGGGCTCCCCGGTGGGGAAGACGTTGACGCCGACGACCTGCTGTTCGCCCGACTCGATGCGACGCAGGCGCTCGGCGTTCGAGCGCACGAGTTCCGACTTCATGAAGTCGACCGCCTCGAGCGCGCCGCCGCGCGCGAGCACGTCGTCGAGCAGTGCCTGGGCCGCCTCGACCAGCCCGGCGACCTTGCGCTCCATCACCACGGAGCCGTCGAACAGGTCGTCGTGTTCGAGCAGGTCGGTCTCGAAGGCGAGCACCTGCTGCATCCGCAGGCTGAGCTGCTGGTCCCACGGCCGCGGCAGGCCGAGCGCCTCGTTCCAGGCGGGCAGCTGCACCGCCCGGGCCCGGGCGCCCTTCGACAGCGTCACGCCCAGCATCTCGATCAGGATGCGGGCGATGTTGTTCTCCGGCTGCTGCTCGGTCAGGCCGAGCGAGTTGACCTGCACGCCGTAGCGGAACCGGCGCAGCTTCGGATCGGTCACGCCGTAGCGCTCGCGGGTGATGCGGTCCCACAGCTCGACGAAGGCACGCAGCTTGGCGACCTCCTCGACGAACCGGATGCCGGCGTTGACGAAGAAGGAGATGCGACCGACGACCTGCCCGAACTCCTCCTCGGGCACCTGGCCGCGCTCCCGGACGGCGTCGAGTACCGCGATGGCGTTGGCGAGCGCGAACGCGAGCTCCTGCACCGGCGTCGCGCCGGCCTCCTGCAGGTGGTAGCTGCAGATGTTGAGCGGGTTCCAGCGCGGCAGGTGCCGCACCGTCCAGGCGACGACGTCGGTGGTCAGCCGCATCGACGGCGTGGGCGGGAACGCGTAGGTCCCGCGCGAGAGGTACTCCTTGACGATGTCGTTCTGCGTCGTGCCGGCGAGCGCGGCGACGTCGGCGCCCTGCTCCTCGGCGACCGCGACGTAGAGGGCCAGCAGCCACATCGCCGTGGCGTTGATCGTCATCGACGTGTTCATGCGGTCGAGCGGAATGCCGTCGAACAAGGTCCGCAGGTCATCCAGCGAGGTGACCGGGACACCGACCTTGCCGACCTCGCCGCGGGCGAGCACGTGGTCGCTGTCGTAGCCGGTCTGCGTCGGCAGGTCGAAGGCGACCGACAGGCCGGTCTGGCCCTTGGCGAGGTTGGCGCGGTAGAGCGCGTTGGAGGCCGCGGCCGAGGAGTGCCCCGAGTAGGTGCGCATCAGCCACGGCCGGTCCCGTTCGGGCCGGGCCGCACCGTCCGCCACGGTCGGTTCGGGACCACGTCGCTCACTCACGATCGCACCTCTCGGCCGTCTCGACCCACGCGAGCGACGCATCGCGTCGGCGTCCCGCAGGGTCGTGCCCACTGCCTGTCGTGCTCCCGTCGGTGAGCGTAACCGGCCGCCCGCGCGCGCCCCCAACTCATGACGGGCCGCGACGGGCAGCGCCGTCCGAGGCGTTTCCGCGTCGCCGCTAGGCTCGGTCGGCTCGGCCTCGCGTCGCCGCCTGCAACCGCCCGCCAAGGACCCGTCGTGCCCATCGCCGTCCTCGCCGCCGTGCTCGCCGGCGCGCTCATCGCCATCCAGTCCGCGCTGATCGGCGCGTTCGGCGCGAACCTCAACCCCTTCGTGGCGGCCTTCTGGGTGCACCTGGCCGGCCTGGTGTTCGGCACGCTCGGTGTGCTGGTCGCCCCGCGACTGGGCTTCGAGGTGGCCGCCGTCCGCCAGGCACCGTGGGGGCTGCTCGCCGGCGTGGCCGGCATGTTGCTGGTCACCGGCATCGCGGTGGCGGTCAGCGGGCTCGGGCTCGCCTCGACGCTGGCGATCGTGACCGGCGTGCAGTTGGTCCTCGGCTTCGCCCTGGAGGCCAGCGGAGTGGTGGGCCGGGCCGTCGCCCTCGACCCGGTCCGCGTGCTCGGCGCGGTGATCATCGTCGTCGGTGTCTACGTCGTCGCCAGCCGGGGCCCCGTCGCCGGCTGAGCGGGGCCGACCCGCGGGAACCGTCGCGGCACGTACGACGTCCCACCGGCATGCGCACCCCACGACTCCTTCCCCTCGTCGCCCTGTCGGCCCTCGCGGTCGGCTGCGCGGACAACGTCCCACCCGTCGCCGCCCCTGTCGACGCGCCGAGCGATGCGGGGCCCGAGGCGCCGGCGACCGGAGACCCGGCGACCGGAGACCCGGCGACCGGAGACCCGGCGACCGAGGACCCGGCGACCGAGGACCCGGCGACGGAAGACCTCGAGTCCCGCGTCGGCGACGACACCTGGATGCTCGTCGACGGGCAGGTCGGCGACGGTGTGCTGGCCGTTCCCGACGACGCCCACGTCACCCTGCGTCTCGACCCGGACGAGGGCACGCTGCACGGCACCGCCGCCTGCAACGCCTACGACGCCGCCTACGCGCTGGACGGCGGCGAGCTCGTCCTCGAGTGGCTGTCCTCCACCGGCATGGGCTGCGACGAGCCGTTGCTCGCGGTCGAGCGGCGCTACCTCGACGCCTGGCATCCGTCCGGAACGCTGGCCGTGGAATTGGCGGAGGGTGACGTCCTGACGCTGCGCGGACCCGACACGCGACTGGTGTACGAACGGCTCGCTCCCGCGGCGGACCGGACGATGCGCGGGCGCTGGCAGCTGGTCGCGATCCAGCACGGCGAGGGGCCCGACGCGAGCGTCGTCCGTGTCACCGACCGGGTCGCCCTGCACGTCGGCGAGGGCACGTACACGGTGACCGCCGACTGCTTCACCGTCGAGGCCGAGTGGGTCGTCGCCGGGGCCGAGGTGGCCGTCCCGGCCTGGAGCGCCGAGTACGCCGACCCCGACGGCGTCTGCCTCGAGGACCAGCCCGCGCAGACGGCGGCCCTCGACGGGCTCGGCCGGGCGTTCACCACCGTGGTCGAGGGGGACGAGCTCGTCGTCGGCCAGCTCGGCAGCGAGACGTCCCTGCGCTTCCGCGCCGTCGACGCCGGTTGAACCCTCGCCCGCCGGTGCTCAGGCGACGCGCAGGGCGACCAGCACGCCGTCGCGCAGCGGCACCAGCGAGCTCACGTAGCGCTCGTCCTCGGCGACCGCGCGGGTCATGGCGACGATGTCGGGCGTGACCCGGTCACGGAACTCGTCGGGTTCGGCGGGCACGCCGGCGACCCGACCGCCCCACAGCGTGTTGTCGCAGATCCACAGCCCGCCGACGCGGACCCGGTCACGGGCGGCCTCCCAGGCGTCGGGGTAGCCGTCCTTGTCGACGTCGCAGTACACGACGTCGAACTCGCCCTCGACCCCGGCGAAGCTCGTGAGTGCGTCACCGACGTGGTAGTCGACGCGGTCCCACAGCCCGGCCCGGCGCAGGTAGCCCTCGGCCCGGGCCGCGTTGTCCGGGTCACCGTCGGTGCACACCACCTCGCCGTCCTCGCCGACCGCCCGGGCGAAGAAGTACGCCGAGTAGCCGTACCCGCTGCCGAGCTCCATCACGCGCCGGGCACCGACGGCCCGCGCCTGCAGCTCGAGGTGGCGGCCGACGGCGCGGCCCACGATCGGGAAGCGGTGCTCGCGGGCGCGCGCCTCCATCTCCTCGAGCACGGGGTCGGTGAGGCCGATGCCGGCCAGGCCGGTCAGGTAGTCGTCGACCTCGTCGGGGAGCAGGCGTGCCACGTCTTCCTCCGTCGTGCTCGGGGCGCGGGTGTCCACGGGATCGTGCCACGTCGTGCGGTGGTCCCGGGTCCGCGGCCTAGGGTGCGGGTCGATCGCCGTGGACAGGAGCCGCTCGTGGGACGTCACGTGCTGGTGTGGGACGCACCCAACGTCGACATGACGTTGGCGAACATCATCGAGGGCAAGCCGACGCCCAAGGAGCGGCCGGACCTGGCGGTGCTGGGCTCCTGGCTGGTCGATCACGCCGAGGGTGACGACGAGGTCGAGGCGGCCGTGTTCGTCAACGTCGCGCCGCACGTCGCGGGTCCGATGCGCGGGTGGGTCATGTGGCTGCTCGAGCAGGGCTACCGGGTGTTCGCCAAGCCCAAGCACGGCGACAGCGACGTCGACGACGACATGGTCGAGCACCTGT
Coding sequences:
- a CDS encoding vanadium-dependent haloperoxidase, with amino-acid sequence MSGISSSRARATASDGAAQLDRRQFLAGAGRGAAGAVGLRVLGAAGAGGLASLLSVTPAAASEGQHRGHRADRYSGQVVADWYRTVYQAIMDEGTTPPPAARIYACLAIAAYEAVVDGAPRLRSLAGQLNGLTATPRPDRSALHWPTVASAAIAACADGVLHAASASLRQQLVGHFATHLEQERRAGVAADVLRLSVAHGQRVGTHVAAWAAGDGADTTVGRVYAPPVGPDLWRSTPPNFGPAIDPHWGASVRPMALPSPDACAPPPPPAAFSTDANSAFRAQADAVLAAFDALTDEHRSIAMFWRDNPITSGLPSGHWMLLVGQLCTERGLTLDRTVEAHAMAGIALADAFTSCWYHKYVHNLLRPVSYIREHVPGREQWLSYVNTPQFPEYTSGHSVASRAVATVLTATMGTFPYTDRVHDLRNPHLGHRSFASFDAAADEAAHSRLLGGIHYPMGIDVGKTQGDRVGQTVLQRVTTRR
- a CDS encoding protein meaA codes for the protein MRTYSGHSSAAASNALYRANLAKGQTGLSVAFDLPTQTGYDSDHVLARGEVGKVGVPVTSLDDLRTLFDGIPLDRMNTSMTINATAMWLLALYVAVAEEQGADVAALAGTTQNDIVKEYLSRGTYAFPPTPSMRLTTDVVAWTVRHLPRWNPLNICSYHLQEAGATPVQELAFALANAIAVLDAVRERGQVPEEEFGQVVGRISFFVNAGIRFVEEVAKLRAFVELWDRITRERYGVTDPKLRRFRYGVQVNSLGLTEQQPENNIARILIEMLGVTLSKGARARAVQLPAWNEALGLPRPWDQQLSLRMQQVLAFETDLLEHDDLFDGSVVMERKVAGLVEAAQALLDDVLARGGALEAVDFMKSELVRSNAERLRRIESGEQQVVGVNVFPTGEPSPLLDDEGGILVVDDAAEAEQLARLEAWRARRDEAAVAAALAELRRVAATDDNLMPASIACARAGVTTGEWTGVLREVFGEYRGPTGVGGQALTSGGALASQLETARRRVHEVEARLGRKLRILVGKPGLDGHSNGAEQVALRARDLGMEVVYEGIRLTPEQIVRAAVDEDVHVVGLSILSGSHLSLVPQVVAGLRREGHDVPVVAGGIIPPADARRLRESGVAAVFTPKDFELTDLLVEVAELAAARAAV
- a CDS encoding DMT family transporter, which codes for MPIAVLAAVLAGALIAIQSALIGAFGANLNPFVAAFWVHLAGLVFGTLGVLVAPRLGFEVAAVRQAPWGLLAGVAGMLLVTGIAVAVSGLGLASTLAIVTGVQLVLGFALEASGVVGRAVALDPVRVLGAVIIVVGVYVVASRGPVAG
- a CDS encoding META domain-containing protein encodes the protein MRTPRLLPLVALSALAVGCADNVPPVAAPVDAPSDAGPEAPATGDPATGDPATGDPATEDPATEDPATEDLESRVGDDTWMLVDGQVGDGVLAVPDDAHVTLRLDPDEGTLHGTAACNAYDAAYALDGGELVLEWLSSTGMGCDEPLLAVERRYLDAWHPSGTLAVELAEGDVLTLRGPDTRLVYERLAPAADRTMRGRWQLVAIQHGEGPDASVVRVTDRVALHVGEGTYTVTADCFTVEAEWVVAGAEVAVPAWSAEYADPDGVCLEDQPAQTAALDGLGRAFTTVVEGDELVVGQLGSETSLRFRAVDAG
- a CDS encoding O-methyltransferase translates to MARLLPDEVDDYLTGLAGIGLTDPVLEEMEARAREHRFPIVGRAVGRHLELQARAVGARRVMELGSGYGYSAYFFARAVGEDGEVVCTDGDPDNAARAEGYLRRAGLWDRVDYHVGDALTSFAGVEGEFDVVYCDVDKDGYPDAWEAARDRVRVGGLWICDNTLWGGRVAGVPAEPDEFRDRVTPDIVAMTRAVAEDERYVSSLVPLRDGVLVALRVA